From Lolium perenne isolate Kyuss_39 chromosome 5, Kyuss_2.0, whole genome shotgun sequence, a single genomic window includes:
- the LOC127302615 gene encoding endoglucanase 24, producing MVSKRGGCCGWLIVALVLALVATAAVVAIMKRKPGGGGGGGGSSRRPKPLPVPGPPGDVDSKYGDSLGIALQFFQVQKAGKLVDNQIPWRGDSALDDGKEAKLDLSKGLYDAGDHMKFTFPMAFTATVLAWSILEYGDQMTAAKQLDPALDGLRWITDFLIAAHPSDNVLYIQVGDPDLDHNCWQRPETMTEKRPLTQINPKSPGSDIAAEAAAAMAAASMVFKSSDTKYSDTLLQHAQKLFTFADTYRGISSDTYPKLQSYYNSTSYVDELLWAASWLYHATGDQTYLSYVTVQNGKAYADWGRPTWFSWDDKLPGTQVLLSRVNFFGSKQTSNAENMGLKSYRDTAEAVICGLLPDSPSATGSRTGGGLVWISGWNSLQHATNAAFLAVVYSDYMLTSQTAAVECSGKYFSPTDIRNFAISQANYILGDNPMKLSYLVGYGSNYPQQVHHRGASIPSDAKTGCKGFDYLHSTSPNPNIATGALVGGPFQNDSFVDLRDNAVQTESSTYNSGTLVGLLSGLVTMSSIAKTFT from the exons ATGGTGTCCAAGAGGGGGGGCTGCTGCGGCTGGCTGATCGTGGCGCTGGTGCTGGCGCTGGTGGccacggcggcggtggtggccatCATGAAGCGGAAGCCcgggggcggaggaggaggaggaggctcgaGCCGCCGCCCCAAGCCGCTCCCCGTCCCCGGCCCGCCCGGCGACGTCGACTCCAAGTACGGCGACTCGCTCGGGATCGCGCTCCAGTTCTTCCAGGTCCAGAAGG CGGGGAAGCTGGTGGACAACCAGATCCCGTGGCGGGGCGACTCGGCGCTGGACGACGGGAAGGAGGCGAAGCTGGATCTCTCCAAGGGGCTCTACGACGCCGGGGATCACATGAAGTTCACCTTCCCCATGGCCTTCACGGCCACCGTGCTCGCCTGGTCCATCCTCGAGTACGGGGACCAGATGACCGCCGCCAAGCAGCTCGACCCTGCGCTCGACGGGCTCCGCTGGATCACGGATTTCCTCATCGCCGCGCATCCGTCAGACAACGTGTTATACATTCAG gttggtGATCCTGATCTAGATCACAACTGTTGGCAAAGGCCAGAAACAATGACTGAGAAAAGGCCGCTCACACAGATTAACCCAAAGTCCCCTGGATCAGATATCGCTGCTGAGGCAGCAGCGGCCATGGCAGCAGCCTCAATGGTTTTCAAATCCAGTGACACTAAATACTCGGATACACTTCTTCAACATGCACAGAAGTTGTTTACTTTCGCTGATACTTACAGAGGCATCTCTAGTGACACCTATCCAAAGCTCCAGAGCTATTATAATTCAACTAGTTATGTTGATGAGCTCCTGTGGGCAGCGAGCTGGCTCTATCACGCCACAGGAGATCAGACGTATCTCAGTTACGTGACTGTGCAAAATGGGAAGGCTTATGCTGATTGGGGAAGGCCAACATGGTTCAGCTGGGACGACAAGCTCCCGGGGACACAG GTTCTCTTGTCAAGAGTCAATTTCTTTGGATCCAAACAGACGTCTAATGCTGAAAACATGGGGCTCAAATCGTACAGAGACACTGCCGAAGCTGTCATTTGTGGGCTTCTACCCGATTCTCCATCAGCCACTGGTAGTAGGACTGGCG GAGGGTTGGTGTGGATAAGTGGGTGGAATTCTCTGCAGCATGCCACAAATGCAGCATTCCTTGCTGTTGTTTACAGCGACTACATGCTGACATCTCAAACAGCAGCAGTGGAGTGCAGTGGAAAGTACTTTAGTCCAACAGATATCCGCAATTTCGCTATATCACAG GCGAACTACATATTGGGCGACAACCCAATGAAGCTTAGCTACCTGGTGGGATATGGGAGCAACTATCCGCAGCAGGTACACCACAGGGGGGCATCGATCCCCTCGGATGCGAAAACAGGCTGCAAAGGATTCGACTACCTCCACTCGACCAGTCCGAACCCAAATATTGCCACAGGAGCCCTTGTGGGCGGGCCATTTCAGAATGACTCCTTTGTAGACTTGCGTGACAATGCGGTGCAAACAGAGTCAAGCACTTACAACAGCGGCACCTTGGTAGGCCTGCTCTCAGGTCTTGTCACCATGTCGTCCATCGCCAAGACATTCACATAG